A region from the Lolium perenne isolate Kyuss_39 chromosome 4, Kyuss_2.0, whole genome shotgun sequence genome encodes:
- the LOC127295023 gene encoding UDP-arabinopyranose mutase 1 → MAGTVTVPGSSVPSTPLLKDELDIVIPTIRNLDFLEMWRPFFQPYHLIIVQDGDPSKVIKVPEGFDYELYNRNDINRILGPKASCISFKDSACRCFGYMVSKKKYVFTIDDDCFVAKDPSGKDINALEQHIKNLLSPSTPFFFNTLYDPYREGADFVRGYPFSLREGAPTAVSHGLWLNIPDYDAPTQMVKPRERNSRYVDAVLTIPKGTLFPMCGMNLAFDRQLIGPAMYFGLMGDGQPIGRYDDMWAGWCVKVICDHLSLGVKTGLPYLWHSKASNPFVNLKKEYKGIFWQEDIIPFFQSATLSKECDTVQKCYISLSEQVREKLGKIDPYFVKLADAMVTWIEAWDELNPSAAAASDVAAENGKAAK, encoded by the exons ATGGCGGGGACGGTCACTGTCCCTGGGTCGTCGGTGCCCTCGACGCCGCTGCTCAAGGACGAGCTGGACATCGTGATCCCGACGATCCGCAACCTCGACTTCCTTGAGATGTGGCGCCCCTTCTTCCAGCCGTACCACCTCATCATCGTGCAGGACGGCGACCCCAGCAAGGTCATCAAGGTGCCCGAGGGCTTCGACTACGAGCTCTACAACCGcaacgacatcaaccgcatcctcGGCCCCAAGGCATCATGCATCTCCTTCAAGGACTCCGCCTGCCGCTGCTTCGGCTACATGGTCTCCAAGAAGAAGTACGTCTTCACCATCGACGACGACTGCTTC GTTGCCAAGGACCCATCTGGCAAGGACATTAATGCTCTTGAGCAGCACATCAAGAACCTCCTCAGCCCGTCCACCCCCTTTTTCTTCAACACCTTGTATGACCCCTACCGTGAAGGAGCAGACTTTGTCCGTGGATACCCCTTCAGCCTTAGGGAGGGTGCCCCCACTGCTGTATCCCACGGCCTGTGGCTCAACATCCCTGACTATGATGCACCCACACAGATGGTCAAGCCACGTGAGAGGAACAGCAG GTATGTTGATGCTGTCCTGACTATTCCCAAGGGAACGCTATTCCCCATGTGTGGCATGAACCTTGCCTTCGACCGTCAGCTCATTGGCCCTGCAATGTACTTTGGCCTCATGGGTGATGGACAGCCTATCGGTCGCTACGATGACATGTGGGCTGGATGGTGTGTGAAG GTCATCTGCGACCACTTGAGCCTGGGAGTGAAGACTGGCCTGCCATACCTGTGGCACAGCAAGGCTAGCAACCCCTTCGTGAACCTGAAGAAGGAGTACAAGGGCATCTTCTGGCAGGAGGACATCATTCCATTCTTCCAGAGCGCCACCCTCTCCAAGGAGTGTGACACAGTCCAGAAGTGCTACATCTCACTGTCGGAGCAGGTCAGGGAGAAGCTTGGCAAGATTGACCCTTACTTCGTGAAGCTTGCTGATGCCATGGTCACCTGGATTGAAGCCTGGGATGAGCTGAACccatctgctgctgctgcttctgATGTTGCTGCTGAGAATGGAAAGGCGGCCAAGTAG